Below is a window of Cytobacillus firmus DNA.
CTTTTATTGTGAATTCATGTTTCACAAGCTCCGGGAAGGTTTCCATCTGCTCTATTCTTGGCGGCGTAAGCATTTCTCCCGCATGATTCTCATATAGCTCATCCGCCTTTTCTGTTTTGGTGCGGTGAATAGTTAAGTCATTGGAGAAATGGCAAACAAATGACCGCCGGCCGCCAGCAATGTAATCAAACCTGGCCAGTCCGCCAAAAAACAGAGTCTGCTCTTCATTCAGCTGGTAAACCTTAGGCTTAATTTCCTTTTTAGGTGTTATCACCTTTAAATCCCTTTTATCTACATAATGGGCCATCTGATGATGGTTAATTATACCTGGTGTATCCACTAAAGCCTTTCCGTCAGATAGAGGTATCTCGATAATATCAAGAGTCGTTCCTGGGAAGTGGGAAGTAGTGATGACATCTCCCTCACCTGTTACTTCTTTTAATATACGATTGATGAAAGTGGATTTACCTACATTAGTACATCCTACTACATAAACGTCTTTTCCTTCCCGATAATGATCGATGGCTGCTGCAATTTCATTAATGGAGTACCCTTTTGCAGCACTAGCCAGATAAACCTCTTCCGGTTTCAGCCCCAGCTGTTTTGATTCCTGCTTCATCCAGTTAATCAGCTTGTTTGTCTTCACGGACTTTGGAAGCAGGTCAACTTTGTTTCCAACAAGCAGGATTTTATTGCTGCCCACAAAACGGTGAAGACCTGGAAGCCAGCTGCCGTTAAAATCAAAAATGTCCACAATCTTCACAATAAGTGCATCACTTTGTCCAATTTCATTCAGGATCTTCAGAAAATCATCATCAGTCAAGCTTACATCCTGAACTTCATTATAATGCTTCAGCCTGAAACAGCGCTGGCAAATAATTGTTTCCTTCTGCAGAGCTGATTGAGGAGCATAACCCAACTCATCAGGGTTATCTGCCTGAACTTTTACTCCACAGCCTATGCAAACAAATTGTTCTTCACTC
It encodes the following:
- the yqeH gene encoding ribosome biogenesis GTPase YqeH, producing MSEEQFVCIGCGVKVQADNPDELGYAPQSALQKETIICQRCFRLKHYNEVQDVSLTDDDFLKILNEIGQSDALIVKIVDIFDFNGSWLPGLHRFVGSNKILLVGNKVDLLPKSVKTNKLINWMKQESKQLGLKPEEVYLASAAKGYSINEIAAAIDHYREGKDVYVVGCTNVGKSTFINRILKEVTGEGDVITTSHFPGTTLDIIEIPLSDGKALVDTPGIINHHQMAHYVDKRDLKVITPKKEIKPKVYQLNEEQTLFFGGLARFDYIAGGRRSFVCHFSNDLTIHRTKTEKADELYENHAGEMLTPPRIEQMETFPELVKHEFTIKDPKTDIVFSGLGWITVNEGGAKVAAYVPKGVHAMIRKSLI